The proteins below are encoded in one region of Deltaproteobacteria bacterium:
- the pilQ gene encoding type IV pilus secretin PilQ → MRAAVRRDKRMATAMLIAAVLLAAAPAARADAPADPNVVLSREDVAEVKHAARHLGRVTVSGKDGMVVVHVGADGKIGRIGILELRNPARLALDLQGVTGRFGNAAGALLVKGVRIGKTDSGSRVVIDAQGETMPRYQIVRVGSGVDVLVGERSIAQKAGPTPARAEATAPETPRIAAAPRAVQVRAVDLRTIENRTEVLVALDEAVRFEISRPDATTSVLTLHAAALPDRLERNLDSSSLGGPVSMLSTYRVPGGFDVKVVATVAKGTLDEMTAQKGTLVWKFGGPGPVAQATVPAPRAAAMASDARVATQSNVYDTANYNGRKVDFNVKDIDIKNLLGAIAEISKKNIIVADDVKGSVTIKLRNVPWDQALDIILKSKGLGREDVGNIIRVAPIETLRAEQKSAAEAFRNRQAAEPLKVRLIPVNYARAEQLTTQLKDTLSERGTVSVDTRTNTLIVKDVQDALLRAEGVVRNLDTQTPEVLIEARIVEAATSFARQAGIQWGGNISMAPTFGNPTGLIFPNILAVAGAADDPSAPTAGLQGIGPPNFAVNMPAPIGINNGGGLGFVFGSAGGAANLNLRLSAAENSGTIKTISSPRVVTVDNVDASISQGVSIPFSQTSAAGVATSFIEARLELRVTPHVTQEGSIQMKISATNNQPNPQLTGSNGQPSISRREAKTEVLVRDGETTVIGGIYTRRNSEAWNEVPVLSKIPVLGWLFKKKAITDDRTELLVFITPRIVNRSQSVVAAAPSAADEGKQ, encoded by the coding sequence ATGCGCGCCGCGGTTCGGAGGGACAAACGGATGGCCACCGCAATGCTGATCGCCGCGGTGCTGCTCGCGGCTGCTCCGGCGGCGCGCGCAGACGCGCCGGCGGATCCGAACGTGGTGCTCTCGCGCGAGGACGTGGCGGAGGTGAAACACGCTGCGCGGCATCTCGGCCGGGTCACCGTCTCAGGCAAGGACGGGATGGTCGTCGTCCACGTGGGGGCGGACGGGAAGATCGGCAGAATCGGGATCCTCGAGCTGAGGAACCCGGCCCGCCTGGCTCTCGACCTGCAGGGCGTGACCGGCAGATTCGGCAACGCTGCCGGCGCGCTGCTGGTCAAGGGCGTGCGCATCGGCAAGACCGACAGCGGTTCCCGGGTCGTCATCGACGCCCAGGGCGAGACGATGCCCAGGTACCAGATCGTCCGCGTCGGATCCGGCGTCGACGTGCTCGTCGGCGAGCGATCGATCGCGCAGAAGGCTGGTCCGACGCCCGCCCGCGCCGAGGCGACGGCTCCGGAGACCCCGCGCATCGCCGCGGCACCAAGGGCAGTCCAGGTCCGCGCCGTCGATCTGCGCACCATCGAAAACCGCACCGAGGTCCTGGTCGCTCTCGACGAGGCGGTGCGATTCGAGATCTCGCGGCCCGATGCCACCACTTCGGTGCTGACGCTCCACGCCGCGGCGCTCCCGGATCGGCTCGAACGCAACCTCGACTCGAGCTCGCTGGGTGGACCGGTGAGCATGCTCTCCACGTACCGCGTTCCCGGCGGGTTCGACGTGAAGGTGGTCGCGACCGTCGCCAAGGGCACGCTGGACGAAATGACGGCGCAGAAGGGTACGCTGGTGTGGAAGTTCGGCGGGCCCGGGCCCGTGGCTCAGGCCACCGTGCCGGCGCCGCGAGCCGCCGCCATGGCGTCGGACGCGCGCGTCGCCACCCAGTCCAACGTGTACGACACGGCGAACTACAACGGCCGGAAGGTCGACTTCAACGTCAAGGACATCGACATCAAGAACCTGCTCGGCGCCATCGCCGAGATCAGCAAGAAGAACATCATCGTCGCCGATGATGTGAAGGGCTCCGTCACCATCAAGCTGCGCAACGTGCCCTGGGACCAGGCGCTGGACATCATCCTCAAGTCCAAGGGGCTTGGCCGGGAGGACGTCGGCAACATCATCCGCGTCGCTCCCATCGAGACGCTGCGTGCGGAGCAGAAGTCGGCAGCCGAAGCGTTCAGGAACCGGCAGGCGGCCGAGCCGCTCAAGGTCCGTCTGATCCCGGTCAACTACGCCAGGGCCGAGCAACTGACGACGCAGCTCAAGGACACCCTCAGCGAGCGCGGAACCGTCTCCGTCGACACCCGGACCAACACGCTGATCGTCAAGGACGTGCAGGACGCGCTGCTGCGCGCCGAAGGCGTCGTCCGCAACCTCGACACGCAGACGCCCGAGGTGCTGATCGAGGCGCGCATCGTCGAGGCGGCGACCAGCTTCGCCCGCCAGGCGGGCATCCAGTGGGGCGGCAACATCAGCATGGCGCCGACGTTCGGCAATCCCACCGGTCTGATCTTTCCCAACATCCTGGCGGTGGCCGGAGCCGCAGACGATCCCTCCGCGCCCACCGCAGGTCTGCAGGGCATCGGCCCGCCGAACTTCGCCGTCAACATGCCCGCACCCATCGGCATCAACAACGGTGGCGGTCTCGGATTCGTCTTCGGCAGCGCGGGCGGCGCCGCGAACCTGAACCTGCGCCTCTCGGCGGCGGAGAACAGCGGCACCATCAAGACCATCAGCTCGCCGCGCGTGGTCACCGTCGACAACGTCGACGCCAGCATCAGCCAGGGCGTGAGCATTCCCTTCTCGCAGACCAGCGCCGCGGGCGTCGCCACCAGCTTCATCGAGGCGCGTCTCGAGCTCCGCGTGACCCCGCACGTGACGCAGGAGGGGTCGATCCAGATGAAGATCAGCGCGACCAACAACCAGCCGAACCCGCAGCTCACCGGCTCCAACGGACAGCCCTCGATCAGCCGCCGGGAAGCGAAGACGGAGGTGCTGGTGCGCGACGGCGAGACCACGGTCATCGGCGGCATCTACACCCGCCGCAACTCCGAGGCCTGGAACGAGGTCCCGGTGCTCTCGAAGATCCCGGTGCTCGGCTGGCTCTTCAAGAAGAAGGCCATCACCGACGACCGCACCGAGTTGCTGGTGTTCATCACCCCGCGCATCGTCAACCGCTCGCAGTCCGTCGTCGCCGCCGCTCCGTCGGCCGCCGACGAGGGAAAGCAGTAG
- a CDS encoding pilus assembly protein PilP, producing MNRTASIAACAALLAAACGSPPPPPPRRTAPAAATAPKPVTDDDIKPVMPTNIYVYSPIGKRDPFQNQSVPQGFGRARETPGRAKTPLEKWGLDQLRLSMTVTGTATPMAMVEDPDHRGWPVRLGDFIGQNGGKVTGIHRDEVVITETITDHSTGRVYPQNVKLTVPVTRDEERDMKALQDGEHIGVAKGDH from the coding sequence ATGAACCGGACCGCCTCCATCGCTGCTTGCGCGGCGCTGTTGGCCGCCGCCTGCGGGAGCCCTCCGCCGCCACCGCCCCGCCGGACCGCCCCAGCCGCGGCCACTGCTCCCAAGCCGGTCACCGACGACGACATCAAGCCGGTGATGCCGACCAACATCTACGTCTATTCGCCGATCGGGAAGCGCGATCCCTTCCAGAACCAGTCCGTGCCGCAGGGATTCGGCCGGGCCCGCGAGACCCCGGGCAGGGCGAAGACGCCGCTGGAGAAGTGGGGACTGGACCAGTTGCGGCTGTCGATGACGGTGACCGGGACCGCCACGCCCATGGCGATGGTGGAAGACCCCGATCACCGCGGTTGGCCGGTGCGGCTCGGCGACTTCATCGGACAGAACGGCGGCAAGGTCACCGGGATCCACCGCGACGAAGTGGTGATTACCGAGACCATCACCGATCACTCGACCGGCCGGGTGTACCCGCAGAACGTCAAGCTGACGGTGCCCGTCACCCGCGACGAAGAGAGAGACATGAAAGCGCTCCAGGATGGCGAGCACATCGGCGTCGCCAAGGGGGACCACTGA
- a CDS encoding pilus assembly protein PilO — translation MALSGQDVLNAVNKMPLGHKVGVVAGFVILLSSLNWYFFIDPMQTQITQRQGELRALEDELIQKQSIANNLAQFKHEKEILERRLAQALTELPNEANIDELIRSLSEIGTKSGLTINSIDPQAEQRQSFYASIPIVMAVTGNYHEIGVFLDSLSKLARIVNVTNIKMAGARFTNEKLVVSSTYVATTFRFVPEATAPRAAK, via the coding sequence ATGGCGCTCAGCGGACAGGACGTCCTCAACGCGGTCAACAAGATGCCCCTCGGCCACAAGGTCGGGGTGGTGGCCGGGTTCGTCATCCTGCTCTCGAGCCTCAACTGGTACTTCTTCATCGACCCGATGCAGACCCAGATCACGCAGCGGCAGGGCGAGCTGCGCGCCCTGGAGGACGAGCTGATCCAGAAGCAGTCCATCGCCAACAACCTGGCGCAGTTCAAGCACGAGAAGGAGATCCTCGAGCGGCGCCTGGCGCAGGCGCTCACCGAGCTGCCCAACGAGGCGAACATCGACGAGTTGATCCGCTCGCTCTCCGAGATCGGCACCAAGAGCGGGTTGACCATCAACAGCATCGACCCGCAGGCGGAGCAGCGGCAGAGCTTCTACGCCTCCATTCCCATCGTGATGGCGGTGACCGGCAACTACCACGAGATCGGCGTCTTCCTCGACTCGCTCTCGAAGCTCGCCCGCATCGTCAACGTCACCAACATCAAGATGGCCGGGGCGCGCTTCACCAACGAGAAGCTGGTGGTCAGCTCCACCTACGTCGCGACGACCTTCCGCTTCGTCCCGGAGGCGACCGCGCCGAGGGCAGCGAAATGA
- a CDS encoding fimbrial protein: MIYVNLLPVRAAKKREFGRQQLVLFVLLLVLAGIGNFFVFNRFESELRSLDHQIATTKVEIAQLEKTIGEVKSIKEDKKALEDKLKILDTLKRGRTGPVKVLDELATIIPQKVWILEFNEQNGNVGMNGQASSYEDLSTFSKKLKASTHFTNVTIKTARQRADGVVDWTITCNANYSA; encoded by the coding sequence ATGATCTACGTCAACCTCCTCCCGGTCCGCGCAGCCAAGAAGCGCGAGTTTGGCCGGCAACAGCTGGTGCTGTTCGTGCTGCTCCTCGTGCTGGCCGGGATCGGAAACTTCTTCGTCTTCAACCGCTTCGAGTCGGAGTTGAGGTCGCTCGACCATCAGATCGCCACGACCAAGGTCGAGATCGCGCAGCTGGAGAAGACCATCGGCGAGGTGAAGTCGATCAAGGAAGACAAGAAGGCGCTCGAGGACAAGCTGAAGATCCTCGACACGCTGAAGAGGGGCCGCACCGGACCGGTGAAGGTGCTCGACGAGCTGGCCACCATCATTCCGCAGAAGGTCTGGATCCTCGAGTTCAACGAGCAGAACGGCAACGTGGGAATGAACGGCCAGGCCTCGAGCTACGAGGACCTCTCCACCTTCTCCAAGAAGCTGAAGGCCTCCACGCACTTCACCAACGTCACCATCAAGACGGCGCGGCAGCGGGCGGACGGCGTGGTGGACTGGACCATCACCTGCAACGCGAACTACTCGGCCTGA
- the pilM gene encoding type IV pilus assembly protein PilM, whose product MAKSKLALGLDIGSSSVKLVQLKEAKRGYILEAFGVAALPPEAIVDGALMNSTAIVEAIRGLVAQYKLKNREAAIGVSGHSVIIKKISMPKMTQEELEESIQWEAEQYIPFDVKDVNIDVQILTPAEVDTGTGQMDVLLVAAKKDMINDYTSVVSEAGLTPVVVDVDAFAVQNSFEVNYELPKNETIVLVNAGASVCNINVLANGLTTFTRDVTMGGNQFTEEIQKQLNVSYDEAEKLKVGGDAAQDSDSVVPQEVERVIQGVADQMAGEIQRSLDFYTATAADSHISRLYLSGGTAKIPALFKVIEQRVGVPVEILNPFKGMEIDNRRFDPNYVMDVAPSAAVAIGLALRKSNER is encoded by the coding sequence ATGGCGAAGAGCAAGCTTGCCCTCGGGCTCGACATCGGCTCGTCCTCCGTCAAGCTGGTCCAGCTGAAGGAAGCGAAGCGCGGCTACATCCTCGAGGCCTTCGGCGTCGCGGCGCTGCCGCCCGAGGCCATCGTCGACGGCGCGCTGATGAACTCCACCGCCATCGTCGAGGCCATCCGCGGGCTGGTGGCGCAATACAAGCTGAAGAACCGCGAAGCCGCCATCGGCGTCTCCGGCCACTCGGTCATCATCAAGAAGATCAGCATGCCGAAGATGACCCAGGAGGAGCTGGAGGAGAGCATCCAGTGGGAGGCGGAGCAGTACATCCCCTTCGACGTCAAGGACGTGAACATCGACGTCCAGATCCTCACGCCGGCTGAGGTGGACACCGGCACCGGCCAGATGGACGTGCTGCTCGTCGCGGCGAAGAAGGACATGATCAACGACTACACCTCGGTGGTCTCCGAGGCGGGCCTGACCCCGGTGGTGGTCGACGTCGACGCCTTCGCGGTGCAGAACTCGTTCGAGGTCAACTACGAGCTGCCCAAGAACGAGACCATCGTGCTGGTCAACGCTGGCGCCAGCGTCTGCAATATCAACGTGCTGGCCAACGGGCTGACCACGTTCACGCGCGACGTGACGATGGGCGGCAACCAGTTCACCGAGGAGATCCAGAAGCAGCTCAACGTCAGCTACGACGAGGCGGAGAAGCTCAAGGTGGGCGGCGACGCGGCCCAGGATTCGGACTCCGTCGTCCCGCAGGAGGTGGAGCGCGTCATCCAGGGAGTGGCCGACCAGATGGCCGGCGAGATCCAGCGCTCGCTGGACTTCTACACGGCCACCGCAGCCGACTCCCACATCTCCCGTCTCTATCTCTCCGGCGGGACAGCGAAGATCCCGGCGCTGTTCAAGGTGATCGAGCAGCGGGTCGGCGTCCCCGTCGAGATCCTCAACCCGTTCAAGGGCATGGAGATCGACAACCGCCGGTTCGACCCCAACTACGTGATGGACGTCGCACCGTCGGCGGCCGTCGCCATCGGGCTTGCGCTGCGCAAGTCCAACGAGCGGTAG
- a CDS encoding helix-turn-helix transcriptional regulator, with the protein MENKQGSGHCSRRGRVNRVQKFREAALMAKAELARKAGVSESTVDRIEAGHECRMETKRKILLALGLTIQESGKLFPRHNGAPRQRAGDSNG; encoded by the coding sequence ATGGAAAACAAGCAAGGATCCGGTCACTGCTCGCGGAGGGGCCGCGTGAATCGAGTGCAGAAGTTCCGGGAGGCCGCACTGATGGCGAAGGCGGAGCTGGCGCGCAAGGCCGGCGTCTCCGAGTCGACCGTCGACCGGATCGAAGCCGGCCACGAGTGCCGCATGGAGACCAAGAGGAAGATCCTCCTGGCCCTCGGCCTCACCATCCAGGAGAGCGGAAAACTGTTCCCGCGACACAACGGGGCGCCCCGGCAACGGGCGGGGGACAGTAATGGCTGA
- a CDS encoding sigma-54-dependent Fis family transcriptional regulator yields MRRVLIADDEESIRHVLTELLSERGYEVRAVADGDEAARELAARDYDALVTDVRMPRLNGLDLIRAAQSTSPETTIIVMSAYGSHDLAIEALKAGAYDYLGKPFRPDEVLLVLRKAEERERLRRENLILRREMSRRAPQLVAEGPAMKEVLRVVHKVAPAPTTVLIEGESGTGKELIARALHDLSPRAERPFVAVNCGAIPAPLIESELFGHTKGAFTDARTAKRGLFEEADGGTLLLDEIGELPPPVQPALLRVLQQGEVRRVGDARSTRVDVRVLASTNRDLASQVQAGRFREDLYYRLNVVQVRLPPLRERQEEIGQLAERLIARHAERIGVASRRLSPRALELLQRYRWPGNVRELENALERALVLSEDDEIGPDALPDAVQRTLVPEPVPGSLDPDDLSVKRAQRVLEADLIRRALERTQGNRTRAAELLELSPRALLYKIREYGLE; encoded by the coding sequence ATGCGGCGGGTGCTGATCGCGGACGACGAGGAGTCGATCCGCCACGTCCTCACCGAACTCCTGAGCGAGCGCGGCTACGAGGTGCGTGCGGTCGCAGATGGAGACGAGGCCGCTCGGGAGCTGGCGGCGCGCGACTACGACGCCCTGGTCACCGACGTGCGGATGCCCAGGCTGAACGGTTTGGACCTGATCCGCGCCGCGCAGTCGACCTCGCCAGAGACGACGATCATCGTGATGAGCGCGTACGGCTCACACGATCTCGCCATCGAGGCACTCAAGGCAGGCGCGTACGACTACCTGGGCAAGCCTTTCCGCCCGGACGAGGTGCTTCTCGTCCTCCGCAAGGCCGAAGAGCGTGAGCGCCTCCGGCGCGAAAACCTCATCTTGCGGCGCGAGATGTCGCGCCGCGCCCCGCAGCTCGTCGCCGAGGGGCCGGCGATGAAAGAGGTGCTGCGCGTCGTCCACAAAGTCGCGCCGGCGCCGACCACGGTGCTGATCGAGGGCGAGAGCGGGACGGGCAAGGAGCTCATCGCGCGTGCGCTGCACGATCTTTCACCCCGCGCCGAGCGCCCGTTCGTGGCGGTCAACTGCGGTGCCATTCCCGCGCCGCTGATCGAGAGCGAGCTCTTCGGCCACACCAAGGGAGCGTTCACCGACGCGCGCACGGCGAAGCGCGGTCTCTTCGAGGAGGCGGACGGCGGGACGCTGCTGCTCGACGAGATCGGCGAGCTTCCGCCTCCCGTCCAGCCCGCGCTGCTCCGCGTGTTGCAGCAGGGCGAGGTCCGGCGCGTCGGCGATGCGCGCTCCACGCGCGTCGACGTCCGCGTGCTCGCGTCGACCAACCGGGATCTCGCCTCGCAGGTGCAGGCAGGCCGCTTCCGCGAGGATCTCTACTATCGGCTCAACGTCGTCCAGGTGCGGCTGCCTCCGCTGCGCGAGCGGCAGGAGGAGATCGGGCAGCTCGCCGAACGTCTCATCGCGCGGCATGCGGAGCGGATCGGCGTGGCGTCGCGCCGGCTCTCGCCGCGCGCGCTCGAGCTCTTGCAGCGGTATCGCTGGCCGGGGAACGTCCGTGAGCTGGAGAACGCGCTGGAGCGCGCGCTGGTGCTCTCCGAGGACGACGAGATCGGACCCGACGCGCTGCCGGACGCCGTCCAGCGCACGCTCGTGCCGGAGCCGGTGCCTGGCAGCCTCGATCCCGACGATCTCTCGGTGAAGCGCGCGCAGCGCGTCCTCGAGGCGGACCTCATCCGGCGCGCGCTCGAGCGCACGCAGGGAAACCGCACCAGGGCGGCCGAGCTGCTGGAGCTTTCACCCCGCGCGTTGCTCTACAAGATCCGCGAGTACGGCCTCGAATGA
- a CDS encoding NAD(P)/FAD-dependent oxidoreductase, protein MNKPAVAIIGAGPAGLTAAYLLRKEGVPVTVIEAHPELVGGIARTAKYKGYHFDIGGHRFFSKSKEVEELWTELLPQDLLERPRSSRIFYRGKFFSYPLRATEALIKLGVIESILCVLSYAKARLFPIRPAKSVEDWVTNQFGRRLYGIFFRTYTEKVWGMSCKEISADWAAQRIKGLSLREAIRNAIWPRRVLKDKSAMIKTLIESFRYPRKGPGMLWEACARRVREMGGTVRMGEKVVACTYDGDRREWTLRHVDGAGTTHETRAADVISSAPLRELALGITPALDEETRAAANRLRYRDFLTVVLILKDRQVFGDNWIYIHDPSVRVGRIQNFKSWSPEMVPDPSMACYGLEYFCFEGDGLWSMSDGDLVELGKRELQQIGLAAAQDVVDGCVVRQPKAYPVYDDGYAQNVERIRRALEERFPTLHLVGRNGMHKYNNQDHAMMTAMLCVKNILASERIYDLWRVNEDAEYHEAGDRAQQSGASGIRSVPRRLSA, encoded by the coding sequence ATGAACAAACCGGCGGTGGCCATCATCGGCGCGGGTCCCGCTGGACTCACCGCCGCGTACCTCCTGCGCAAGGAGGGAGTGCCCGTCACCGTCATCGAAGCCCATCCCGAGCTGGTGGGCGGCATCGCGCGGACGGCGAAGTACAAGGGCTACCATTTCGACATCGGCGGACACCGCTTCTTCTCCAAATCGAAGGAGGTGGAGGAGCTCTGGACGGAGCTGCTCCCGCAAGATCTGCTCGAGCGCCCGCGGTCCTCCCGGATCTTCTACCGCGGCAAGTTCTTCTCCTATCCGCTGCGCGCCACCGAGGCGCTCATCAAGCTCGGCGTGATCGAGTCGATCCTCTGCGTGTTGTCCTATGCAAAGGCGCGGCTGTTTCCCATCCGCCCGGCGAAGAGCGTCGAGGACTGGGTGACCAATCAGTTCGGCCGCAGGCTGTACGGAATCTTCTTCCGCACCTACACCGAAAAGGTGTGGGGAATGAGCTGCAAGGAGATCTCCGCCGACTGGGCGGCCCAGCGGATCAAGGGGCTTTCCCTGCGCGAGGCAATCCGCAACGCCATCTGGCCGAGACGCGTCCTCAAGGACAAGTCGGCGATGATCAAGACCCTGATCGAATCGTTCCGGTACCCGAGGAAGGGACCGGGCATGCTCTGGGAAGCCTGCGCGCGGCGCGTGCGCGAGATGGGCGGGACCGTTCGCATGGGGGAAAAGGTGGTCGCCTGTACCTACGACGGCGACCGCCGCGAATGGACGCTACGGCACGTGGACGGCGCAGGCACCACGCACGAGACGCGCGCGGCGGACGTGATCTCGTCGGCGCCGTTGCGCGAGCTCGCGCTCGGGATCACGCCGGCGCTCGACGAAGAGACCCGCGCCGCCGCGAATCGGCTGCGGTACCGGGACTTCCTCACCGTGGTGTTGATCCTGAAGGACCGGCAGGTGTTCGGAGACAACTGGATCTACATCCACGACCCTTCGGTGCGGGTCGGACGCATCCAGAACTTCAAGTCCTGGTCGCCGGAGATGGTGCCCGATCCGTCGATGGCGTGCTACGGGCTCGAGTACTTCTGCTTCGAGGGCGACGGCCTCTGGTCGATGAGCGATGGGGACCTCGTGGAGCTGGGAAAGCGCGAGCTGCAGCAGATCGGCCTCGCTGCGGCGCAGGACGTGGTGGACGGCTGCGTCGTCCGGCAGCCGAAGGCATACCCGGTCTACGACGACGGGTATGCGCAGAACGTCGAGCGGATCCGGCGGGCGCTCGAGGAGCGCTTTCCTACCCTGCACCTGGTCGGGCGCAACGGAATGCACAAGTACAACAACCAGGACCACGCGATGATGACCGCCATGCTGTGCGTGAAGAATATTCTCGCCAGTGAGCGGATCTACGATCTGTGGCGCGTCAACGAGGACGCCGAGTATCACGAGGCGGGCGACCGCGCCCAGCAGTCCGGCGCCAGCGGGATACGGAGCGTGCCCCGGCGGCTGAGCGCTTGA
- a CDS encoding glycosyltransferase family 4 protein, translating to MRIAMLCHRYLPHIGGVEIVVKHLASELARQHEVSVIAGALPREQRVSHEDSVKVHRLAALDLSDRFGIPYPLPLGPGMKGALDAVRNADVIHVHGSLYLTSAVAAAIARRREIPLIVTEHVGLVPYRRSALNALQRFAWRSVGDFVAGAASALVACGDRVARWMRDRYPRTPVHLVPNGVDCKRFCPLDDTRRLRVRDTFGLPRNRTLALFVGRQSEKKNAKAVLEIPRDHFDLVVCGSERRVQADGVLDVGTLPYERMADLLGCVDFLVHAGVGEGFPLVVQESLACGVPVVLLWDPGYAPVIDRDAIRACDTLEQFRAEVLSLAVDHGAREKLRRMSRDYAERRWSWTATAAEYLRVYQSAVVQPDGAIA from the coding sequence ATGCGGATCGCGATGCTCTGCCACCGCTATCTTCCGCACATCGGCGGCGTCGAGATCGTCGTCAAACATCTCGCCAGCGAGCTGGCGCGGCAACACGAGGTTTCGGTGATCGCGGGGGCGCTGCCGAGGGAGCAACGCGTCTCGCACGAGGACTCCGTCAAGGTGCACCGACTGGCCGCTCTCGACCTGAGCGATCGGTTCGGAATCCCCTATCCTCTGCCCCTCGGCCCCGGCATGAAGGGCGCTCTCGATGCGGTACGGAACGCAGATGTAATCCACGTGCACGGATCGCTATACCTGACAAGCGCGGTGGCCGCGGCGATCGCACGGCGCAGAGAGATCCCGCTGATCGTCACCGAGCACGTGGGACTCGTGCCATATCGGAGGTCCGCGCTGAACGCGCTGCAGCGGTTCGCTTGGCGATCGGTGGGCGACTTCGTCGCCGGCGCCGCATCCGCGCTGGTCGCCTGCGGCGACAGGGTCGCGCGCTGGATGCGCGACCGTTATCCGCGGACCCCGGTCCATCTCGTCCCCAACGGGGTGGATTGCAAGCGTTTCTGCCCGCTCGACGACACGCGACGCTTGCGCGTGCGCGACACGTTTGGCCTTCCCAGGAACAGGACGCTCGCGCTGTTCGTAGGGCGGCAAAGCGAGAAGAAGAACGCGAAAGCAGTTCTCGAGATCCCCCGGGACCACTTCGATCTGGTGGTGTGCGGCTCGGAGCGCAGGGTGCAGGCGGACGGCGTGTTGGACGTCGGGACCCTTCCTTACGAACGCATGGCGGACCTTCTCGGCTGCGTGGATTTCCTCGTCCACGCCGGCGTCGGTGAGGGATTTCCGCTCGTCGTCCAGGAGAGCCTCGCCTGCGGTGTCCCCGTCGTGCTTCTCTGGGATCCGGGCTATGCGCCGGTCATCGACCGCGATGCCATCCGCGCCTGCGACACGCTCGAGCAGTTCAGGGCCGAGGTGCTTTCGCTCGCGGTCGACCACGGCGCCCGGGAGAAGCTCAGGCGCATGTCGCGCGACTACGCGGAACGAAGATGGAGCTGGACCGCGACAGCGGCCGAGTACCTGCGCGTGTACCAGAGCGCCGTCGTGCAGCCCGACGGAGCCATCGCATGA
- a CDS encoding class I SAM-dependent methyltransferase, with protein sequence MELDRDSGRVPARVPERRRAARRSHRMTSPHAGTPGEGEALPVRPSWLPADRELRAFLGDSALYPFYRLRLVEYIARLLPFRGPCHVLDVGAGDGSLGTLFERFRPRTSVIGVEVALRAKTRPGFRLVRFDGRALPFADRSFDVALVSNVLHHAKDPDGLMREVCRVTRRRAIVKDHVARGPLDHLKLAALDVMGNLRFGAQIEASYLSMPRWESMFGSLPRTRVHAFHGLPFRRGPLEWVFANDLEVVFALDFDATA encoded by the coding sequence ATGGAGCTGGACCGCGACAGCGGCCGAGTACCTGCGCGTGTACCAGAGCGCCGTCGTGCAGCCCGACGGAGCCATCGCATGACCAGCCCGCACGCCGGAACGCCAGGGGAGGGAGAAGCTCTGCCGGTCCGGCCTTCGTGGCTCCCGGCCGACCGCGAGCTGCGCGCCTTCCTCGGGGATAGCGCCCTTTACCCCTTCTATCGGCTGAGGCTCGTCGAATACATCGCCCGGCTGTTGCCGTTCCGCGGGCCATGCCACGTACTCGACGTGGGCGCTGGAGACGGATCGCTCGGCACGCTGTTCGAGCGATTCCGGCCGCGGACGAGCGTGATCGGCGTGGAAGTGGCACTGCGCGCGAAGACGCGACCCGGTTTTCGCCTCGTCCGATTCGACGGACGCGCCCTGCCCTTCGCCGACCGCTCCTTCGACGTCGCGCTGGTCTCGAACGTGCTTCACCACGCCAAGGACCCGGACGGGCTGATGCGGGAAGTCTGCCGGGTGACGCGAAGGCGCGCGATCGTCAAGGACCACGTCGCCCGCGGCCCCCTCGACCACTTGAAGCTCGCGGCGCTCGACGTGATGGGCAACCTGCGATTCGGCGCGCAGATCGAGGCTTCATATCTCTCCATGCCTCGCTGGGAGAGCATGTTCGGCTCGCTGCCGCGAACGCGCGTCCATGCCTTCCACGGGCTCCCGTTCCGGCGCGGCCCGCTGGAGTGGGTGTTCGCGAACGACCTCGAAGTCGTATTTGCGCTCGACTTCGACGCTACGGCTTGA